The following proteins are co-located in the Penaeus monodon isolate SGIC_2016 chromosome 10, NSTDA_Pmon_1, whole genome shotgun sequence genome:
- the LOC119578135 gene encoding oocyte zinc finger protein XlCOF26-like yields MAVPYSATTVLPRHMWKHGCLCTVFPLQMQFPESGAEGGASAVCCRWCRRVFFSQPQLAGHKCKGRPVKERRFACNICRKTFSQKISLQYHNVYVHDGERKAACPHCDYRAPDKAKLSVHLRTHSEVRPYVCDTCGGSFKFRSTYRAHVARHTNSGPFVCEYCKKAFMMASELQEHSRIHAVVRPFACQLCGMTFKQKKRLRVHHRAVHLQDKRYVCDICGSSYINNWNLRGHMKTHLHVDNSYTNACDLCGSNFRGKAGLAAHMRMRHPETREPRQSFQVLDVGIEPEAIEHSSMEPQAGDVELKMIEVYSCGSCGLLCESLEQLTSHSAEQHGVYRVLAS; encoded by the exons ATGGCAGTACCATATTCTGCAACAACTGTCCTCCCTAGGCAtatgtggaaacatgggtgtctttgtACAGTCTTTCCTCTCCAAATGCAATTTCCAG AGTCGGGCGCGGAGGGCGGCGCGTCGGCCGTGTGCTGCCGCTGGTGCCGCAGGGTGTTCTTCTCGCAGCCGCAACTCGCCGGCCACAAGTGCAAGGGGCGGCCCGTGAAGGAGAGGCGGTTCGCGTGCAACATCTGCCGCAAGACTTTCTCGCAGAAGATCAGCCTGCAATATCACAACGTGTACGTGCACGACGGGGAGCGCAAGGCCGCCTGTCCGCACTGCGATTACCGCGCTCCAGACAAGGCCAAGCTGTCCGTGCACTTGCGGACGCACTCGGAGGTCCGGCCGTACGTGTGCGACACGTGCGGGGGCTCCTTCAAGTTCCGCTCGACGTACCGGGCCCACGTGGCGCGGCACACGAACTCGGGCCCGTTCGTGTGCGAGTACTGCAAGAAGGCCTTCATGATGGCCTCGGAGCTGCAGGAACATTCGCGAATACACGCCGTCGTGCGGCCGTTCGCGTGCCAGCTCTGCGGCATGACCTTCAAGCAGAAGAAACGCCTGCGGGTTCACCACCGCGCGGTCCACCTCCAAGACAAGCGCTACGTATGCGATATATGCGGCTCATCCTACATAAACAACTGGAACCTTCGGGGCCACATGAAGACGCACCTCCACGTGGACAACAGCTACACGAACGCGTGCGACCTGTGCGGCAGCAACTTCCGCGGCAAGGCCGGGCTGGCGGCGCACATGCGCATGCGCCACCCCGAGACGCGGGAGCCGCGCCAGAGCTTCCAGGTGCTGGACGTGGGCATCGAGCCCGAGGCTATCGAGCACAGCAGCATGGAGCCCCAGGCGGGGGACGTCGAGCTCAAGATGATCGAAGTGTACTCGTGCGGCTCCTGCGGCCTCCTGTGCGAGTCGCTGGAGCAGCTGACCTCGCACTCGGCCGAGCAGCACGGCGTCTACCGCGTCCTCGCGTCCTAG
- the LOC119577687 gene encoding zinc finger protein 2-like, which yields MSLDMICIAICKTKPVVVSINTSDMFLMLSVFFTVHKTHTSHCSQECTSQAMSPAECRSGNLLITRTKITSKPPSSCNLTDWPPLIAEQMAKDGEAEDKLGRASQSSMQGSELSKRSPRQQAVRRSQCVRREGCLNRCKSVSEECVACEGCQEECRIHTKAVPLQACYKCSSCDQTFSQKISLNVHLMFKHGAPRRYQCDKCDYEGPRLYHLKRHMKVHSDERQFVCQDCGKGLKTIQAYRNHRVLHTNVGRFTCHICNKAFNQKSLYEDHVRSHQVERNFECTYCDATFKTYKHVACHIRAVHLNDKRFICDVCGAQHMTGANLKTHMKKHKDLSSLPYAYHCTSCEAAFRGAEGLAVHVRVMHKVILSSDSDMPEVSLSTLHPTRRPVKIQYGLSSSNNDPDDPEEISLEADESTVLVEGENLTVVKAKTSDIIYEI from the exons ATGTCACTTGATATGATTTGCATTGCAAT ATGTAAGACGAAACCAGTTGTTGTGTCTATCAACACATCAGATATGTTCTTAATGTT GAGCGTGTTCTTCACAGTTCACAAGACCCATACCAGTCATTGTTCACAAGAGTGCACCAGTCAAGCAATGAGTCCGGCCGAGTGTAGGAGCGGCAATCTGTTGATTACTAGGACCAAAATCACTAGCAAGCCACCCAGTAGCTGCAACCTGACTGACTGGCCACCTCTCATTGCAGAACAGATGGCGAAGGATGGAGAGGCAGAGGATAAACTGGGGAGGGCCAGCCAGAGCAGCATGCAAGGCTCAGAGCTTAGCAAGAGATCGCCAAGACAGCAGGCAGTGAGGAGGTCACAGTGCGTGAGAAGGGAAGGTTGTCTAAACAGATGCAAAAGTGTTAGCGAAGAATGCGTGGCTTGCGAGGGATGCCAGGAGGAATGTAGAATCCACACAAAGGCAGTGCCTCTGCAAGCGTGCTATAAGTGCAGCTCCTGCGACCAAACCTTCAGCCAGAAGATAAGCCTCAACGTCCATCTCATGTTTAAACACGGGGCGCCGAGGAGGTACCAGTGTGACAAGTGTGACTACGAGGGGCCGAGGCTCTACCACCTGAAGCGACACATGAAGGTTCACTCGGACGAAAGGCAGTTTGTTTGCCAGGACTGCGGCAAAGGCCTCAAAACTATTCAAGCCTACAGGAATCACAGGGTCCTCCACACCAACGTTGGCCGCTTTACTTGCCACATTTGCAACAAAGCTTTCAACCAGAAGAGTCTTTATGAGGACCACGTGAGGAGTCACCAGGTAGAGAGAAATTTCGAGTGCACGTACTGCGACGCCACGTTCAAGACATACAAACACGTAGCGTGTCATATCCGTGCCGTGCACCTCAACGACAAGCGATTTATCTGCGACGTCTGTGGCGCGCAGCACATGACCGGAGCCAACCTAAAGACCCACATGAAGAAACATAAAGACCTATCGTCTCTCCCGTACGCCTATCACTGCACCAGTTGCGAGGCAGCATTCCGCGGGGCAGAAGGCCTGGCGGTGCACGTGCGAGTAATGCACAAAGTCATCCTCTCATCGGATAGCGACATGCCTGAAGTGTCGCTGTCAACCCTCCACCCTACGCGCCGACCGGTCAAGATTCAGTATGGTCTTTCTTCAAGTAATAATGACCCCGATGACCCAGAAGAAATCAGTCTGGAGGCGGACGAGTCGACTGTTTTGGTCGAAGGGGAGAATCTTACGGTGGTGAAAGCGAAAACCTCGGATATAATATACGAGATTTAA
- the LOC119578136 gene encoding gastrula zinc finger protein XlCGF8.2DB-like, giving the protein MRWIRQKHPCNECNMVFSTQRKFDLHFNHVHLGVAPWQGHHPCEDCGKVFSQKISLNVHRMFKGAPRRYSCKKCSYEGPTKEYLKRHMKVHTDERQFVCKECGKGLKTAESYRNHMVIHTNEGRFVCEICNKAYNHKGAYQDHIRSHQDDRDYGCNYCGASFKSYKHVARHIRAVHLNDKRFICDICGVQHMAGFNLKGHMKKHGNVSSLPYAFECSSCEAKFRGAEGLATHKRVIHNIDESLERQQEPVEVAVPHPTRRPVKFHYSRLSNSALPEGSARIETEAGFETIYVEGENYIVYDAKGDNVVYEVYSDIAEDEDPIMTDAMTSEENCGERVIHVFTCVSCNIMFTSESLLEEHQASCHGSDKN; this is encoded by the coding sequence ATGAGGTGGATCAGACAAAAGCACCCCTGTAACGAGTGCAACATGGTGTTCAGCACTCAGCGCAAATTCGACCTTCACTTCAACCACGTGCATCTCGGTGTAGCGCCCTGGCAGGGACATCATCCTTGCGAAGATTGCGGCAAGGTCTTCTCGCAGAAAATAAGCTTGAATGTGCACAGGATGTTTAAAGGGGCACCACGGCGCTATTCGTGTAAGAAATGTTCGTATGAAGGGCCAACTAAAGAATATTTAAAACGACACATGAAGGTGCATACTGACGAACGCCAGTTTGTTTGCAAAGAATGTGGGAAAGGTCTTAAGACTGCTGAATCCTATAGGAATCATATGGTTATCCATACAAATGAAGGAAGGTTTGTTTGTGAGATCTGTAACAAGGCCTACAATCACAAAGGGGCTTATCAGGACCACATCAGAAGTCATCAGGATGATAGAGATTATGGATGCAATTACTGTGGTGCGTCATTCAAGTCCTATAAGCACGTAGCGCGCCACATCAGAGCCGTTCACCTGAATGACAAGAGATTCATTTGTGATATCTGTGGCGTTCAGCACATGGCCGGCTTCAATCTGAAGGGACACATGAAGAAGCACGGCAACGTTTCATCGCTGCCTTATGCCTTCGAGTGCTCATCCTGCGAGGCCAAGTTCAGAGGCGCCGAGGGCCTCGCCACCCACAAGAGAGTGATTCACAACATTGATGAATCGCTGGAGAGGCAACAGGAGCCAGTGGAGGTGGCAGTGCCGCACCCTACAAGACGTCCGGTCAAGTTCCACTATTCACGCTTGTCGAACAGCGCCTTGCCCGAGGGTTCAGCTCGGATCGAGACCGAAGCAGGGTTCGAAACCATCTACGTGGAAGGAGAGAATTACATTGTGTACGACGCCAAGGGTGACAACGTGGTCTACGAAGTTTATAGCGACATTGCAGAGGACGAGGACCCCATTATGACGGACGCCATGACGTCTGAGGAGAATTGTGGCGAGCGTGTTATCCATGTGTTTACCTGTGTCTCGTGCAACATCATGTTTACCTCGGAGTCGCTCCTTGAGGAACACCAGGCTTCGTGTCATGGAAGCGACAAAAACTAG